TGTGAAATACAGTGGGGTGAGTTCTATAGGTTGTTTTGAGGAGGtgaaatggaaggaagagagtttgttactattatttgaagtataaaaataaccaagtaaaagcaaaaagtaaccaaaccaaaccactcCAGAATGAAAGAATGACACATTTGTTATGAATTTTTGTCTCTGCTATTTATGTGAACTAGGACACATTATGAGGTATTCTGAGACATCTTGATTGTCATATGAACAAGTTTTAGCAAGTAGTTTTCTATGAACGTTCATCCTTATCTAAGTaatatttgtatattgatataactTATTATTTctagcttttattttttggtttcatAGGACCTAAAGAGTCATTGCCACAGATGTGAAATGAACAATACATGTTTTAAACATTAAGTAGACCCTTTCTCCTCTCAAAATACTGACTTCcatgtatttgattttgtttacatttctatTCCACTCAGGAATGTGACCTAGAAATTAATGAAAgatcaattttttgttgtttaattctgTATCATGGACTTTTGGGTCATCTAGTGGTATTAAATTGGGTTATCAAAAAATTGTTGTATGTGTCCTCATCTGGATATAAAAGAATGTAAAGtcatgaaaagaaatggaaagttaATCTTGTGCATTGTGTGAAGACACACTTTAGAGTTTTGCATAGTTCTATGGTCCAGTGCTCTTTGGAAATACTCCCCAATAAGGTCATATGTTCTGTATTCTTAGGAATTTTCATTGGGATAAATACATACAATGTAAAGGTTATCGGTTTGCAAAAGGAGATGGGTTGTTATCCTGTGATTTGTATGAGCAAGTGGTTATGATGAAACTCATAAATGTTCTCTCAGTTCCTTGATTCCCAACCAAGGCTACTGTCTTCACCACTGGAGACAAATAGAAATACATTCAACATGTGAGTGCATCCCATATCACATTATCTTGGAAGAAGTGTAACTAGGTAGATTCCGCTATTTTTAATGGCACATATTAGGAGGATGTCTTTCATGGGTAAAGTGGGAAAATCATGATGCAAAGTGGATGTTATTTAGATGTGATAATATCATAATTCCAATATTTTATAGTGTAAAACAGAAAAGTGGTATTAGGATCCATTAGAGTATTGTCAATATTCTTGCATCATTAATACTTTCTGTATTGTAAACCTTTTATATTTTAAGCAATTCAGTGTGCTCTGACCCAAAAGTGAACCTGAAATTTCCTCTGTAGCTGAAGTAAGAACATGGACAACTATGCACCAGGCCTGAATCACATGGGAATTACTTTACTCTCTgaggaggtggggacagaaacTAGGGCTCTGGGTGAACCTGGCTGCACTTCAGAAAACCAGTGGCATTGCATAGGTACAGGAAAACCATGTTTTTATACCTGATATTTTACTTAGATTTTGTGGAGATGatctccccaaattgctttgcAGCATAAATTTCAACtgaatttattgatattttattatttttcacatCACTGAACATCTCAGTAGTTGTGAAGAGAAATGTTCTGTGATATTTTGAATTTAACTAAGACATATTTACAAAAATTTGAAATAGACTAAGAGAAATAAGGGATAAATATATTAATTGgtttaaaaaatctaaataagtTTTTGCCAAAGACTTATTCTACCTCCAGCCCTACaatggagaattttttttaagtcaaaaaaaaaaaaagagaaacctaTAGAAGATACTAGAACCAGAAAATATGTCTCTGAGTAGGAATCAGAAATTTTATTTAGAGATTAGGACTTCACACTGCTAGAtatattctaagaaaaataaacttgccCCATGTTATTATAATAAAAGACCTATGTTAAAGTGCTTCAGGTTGTCATTTTATTTGATTGACAGTTTTCCAATTAACACTTCTACAAAATGCCCATTTTGTCTTAAAAGTGATTGCTTTATTTTACTGTGACTATAGGCCAGCTATTTACAGTAATTTGGACCTCATCATTTAGGGTTACTGTACTCAATATGGCTCTCATAAGAGGTAACACATGAGCTAAGAACAAAACACTATTTAGAATATGGCATTTGCTACAACTTAGTAATTATTAATGATGTCACAATAAGCTTAAGCAAATAACCAATATTTGTACTTTATGCAAATTGTAAAGGTCTACATGCATGTTGGTACCATTAAcaacatttttttgtttcctccaaAAGATgttcaagaaataaaagaatacgGAATGCAACATCTGTACCAGAATTCTACTTCATTCAACTCTCAGAGGATCCAGACCTACGGCCTGTTCTCTCTGGCCTATTCTTGTCCATGTATATCTTGGCCCTGTTGGGAAACCTGCTCATCATCCTGACAGTAAGCTCTgactcccatctccacacacccatgtacttcttcctctccaaccTGTCCATGGTTGACATTGGTTTCATCTCTACCACTGTTCCAAGGTTGATTATGGACATCCAAACTTGCTGCTCAGTCATCTCCTATGTGGGCTGCCTGACACAGATGTCACTGTTtgtaatttttgtgtgtatggatgacATGCTTCTGACTGTGATGGCGTATGACAGGTTTGTGGCCATCTGCCACCCTCTGTATTACCAGGTCATTATGAATCCCAGTCGCTGTGGTGTCTTACTTCTAGGGTCTTTTCTCCTTAGCCTTGTAGACTTACTGATGCACTATGTGgcaatattaaatatttctaacAGAGAGGATTTTTTTGAAATTTCGAACTTCTTCTGTGACCCCTCTGAACTACTTAAACTTTCCTGTTTTGATACTGTCACCAGAAACATAGTCAGATACAGTATAGGTGCTttctttgggttacttcctatATCAGGaatcattttctcttactttaaaatAGTTTCCTCCATCATGCGGTCGTCAACATCAAGTGGGAAGCAGAAAaccttctccacctgtgggtctcaTTTGTCCATTGTTTGCCTGTTTTATGGAACAGGACTAGGGGTGTACTTCAGCTCCTCTCTGTCACATTCTCCAAGAAGTAATGCAGTGGCCTCAGTGATGTACACTGTGGTCACACCCATGTTGAATCCcttcatctacagcctgaggaacaaggaCATTAAAACTGCCTTAAGGAAGATTCTTATCAGAGCATTCTAATTATTGTCATTCTTTATAAATTCACCGTATGTAtattacatgtaaatcccagttagCATCTCACACATTGTTCCTAATGGATACTTTACAGTACTGCAGGATAAATGGTGGTCACTAATGTTGCACACATGGTACATGTGTAGTTTTCAAAGTGCCCCAAACTTTGAAGTTGTAGAGATGAAACCTTTCTAGGGATGATTGGTGCACATTGTTGATGTTGGGGCCCCAAAATTATCGATTATAAAgttttggggtccaaacctcagcTCTATTTCTAGGAGCTCAGATCTCACcttgtcttttagatgtctggCTAATTGCTGCTGCATGGCTTGGCCTctgtggagaatgtctcctagtctGCATAACAGACCTTGGCCCTGGGTGTGTCCCCACCTGTTCTGAGCATTTGTttatgtgcctagggactgtttaggtgtGCCGCTAGGGTTCAAAGAAgtttttgatatcagctttatacatgatagtagatgtcttctgcggtcacccccactgttggaaagctatttaagaggatgcatGAATAAAccggagactccagtttccagcatggactcagagccctcctgagatgacaagatgtgcCTGTGTCTTGTCCTTAAAGccgggaggagggggaggaggatagggggaagagggagggctCTCTAGTTCCATGAACCCCACTCTGGGATGGACCCAAGGCTGTTACAGCCCCAAAGACACCATTCCAGAACAGATGACCTCTgtagcataggactgatacaaGCCAGACCCCAGAAAGTTGAACAACCTTTTACAATATGCCTGTAATCAACACCTAAAAGCTATGCACAGGAGCCAATTTAAAGGAGGGAGTTCTGATGAAATGGTGTTTTAGAAATTACAGAGAACCAGGATTGTCAACCAGGCTGCATGAACAGGAGTTGAACAGGGAAGATGTAAATAGACATGGTATTGTGGAATAGGAAGGTCAGTGGGCCTCATCCTtagacaaagaaataattttgacaGCAGGAGACATATCAGcagttaaagaaaaaaggaatgaatttgaaagagagcaagggtgGGTATATGGGAAGTAGGGAGGTGAGAGCCGTTGGATTTATATTTATAATCtaatttttagaatatttaaacAAATCAAGTAAATTAATAACAATGCCCGCAGAAGAATGACACTTATCACTCCCAAATGATACATGGGGTACCTGTTACTGGGTTTACTTAtgatatacattatatatgttaCTTGATTATTTTTCCCAATTAAGTTCCAGTGTGAGCTGTCAGTATAGTGAGCCTGTTATTTGAAGTGAGAGAATTAAAGTTCATGGATAAAGACTGGCATGAGTTGAAATCCACCAATGAACCATGAGATGGCTGGATCTCAAAATGTTCTTGTCCCTTTCAGTTTCTGAAGTCCTCCCCAATTTTCAAGGTTGTTGTGTTCACAATGTCCACGAAGCTGCAACAAAAAGTCACTGTAGAATGCAGAATAAAGGGAGAAGTATGTAAGATTGATTCCATGTGAACTTGTTTGATGGGGAATTGATGGAGTTGTAGATATAAATATAAAGTTTACAAgttcaaaaatatttcttaataattcaatattttatgtttctggaAGGTACATCATTCAATAATGACACACTTGTGTCTACTGGTTCCATTTACTATGTAAATCTTAATAAATATTCCAATAAAAAGCACATTTACTATATCACCTACCAATTTTGAATTGTATAATTAAAGGAATCTTTAATAACATATGCACAATTTAAGATATGGGTTAAAAAATGGTATTATCAAATGCATGACTTTACAATAACACAAAACTGCTTGGTATAATGGAACACAATGACTTTGTCATCATggattattaattttaattcaatATTTTGACAATGATGTCACTGGATATCTTTTGGGAATTTTGTTATTCTAAACAGAGGGAACCTATATCATTTTCACACAACATGTGGGGTAAACTCCAGTGCTTCCTACTTTTCTTTGACCAAAAAGACTTTTTAGTCAAACGTAAATGGGGAAGAATATTTTTGAGTGTTTCTTTTTAAGTGAATGTATTTCACCATGATTGTGAACTTCTTTTATACAATATGATTTTCTATCTAATATTGTACCATTGAATGCCTGGAATTAGTTTGCatagaaacatgaaaaattaaaaagcaaagagtctCTCTGCTCCTACCTTCAatgggacaggcagatctcttatgTCATCCCACATGACCACATCTCTTTATCTCAGCCCCAAAAGAAATCTTTATTTCAGCTCCAAAAGAATTCTTTGGAAATCTACCAGCAACATGGGCCAAGGAGTAAAGTGGGTATTTCCACTCTTCCCCCTGTCCTTCAGTTGTAATCTACCATCCTATTTCCCACTCCTGGACAACACTACCTGATGTGGCCTCTACTCCCTGTCTGCCTACAATCCCAAGGGTGTAGCCAGATCCTTTTGGCACACTCTGCTTTTCTTCTACCTGTGGACCCCTGGAAACTCCCCCTTTGTGGCCCACACCTATTCCTTATTGTCAGTTCCTAATACCTAAAAGCACATTTTACCCAGAACCCCCAGTGACCTCACATGGAAGTATCTTAGATGCCTTTCCTGCCAGGTAACCCACAACCATCAAGTCTACTAAGAAccagagaaggaaactgaaacCAACGAACAAAATACTCACCCAACAAAGataagaccagatatcagcatcTAAAATGACAATCATCTCAAGTCAAGATGCCTATACACCAGTGCAAATACATAATCAATGACAGCCAGAACAATATGTACTCTCTTGTACATAGCAAAGCAATACAATAGGACCTGAGTAAAGCAATAGAGCTGAAGCACAGGACAAGGACTTAAAATAGCATTTATGTACAGTTGAGTTGtttaaagaagatacaaattaATGCATTCATGgaatataagaaataaacagtgaaataaaatgaagaaaacagttcaagaattGAAAAATGGAAATAGCGTCAATAACAAAAAACCTAAACTGaagtaaacaataaaatgaaaaatttcggGACTAGAACAAGAACTATAGAGACAAGTATCGCCAGGAGAAcagaagacatggaagagagaatctaagaCCTTGAAgacaagacaggaaaaaaaaaggataccccaatcaaagaaaatgcacaacataaaaagccagacaccAAACAcaagaaaatctgggacactgtgaaaatacCTAATCTGGGAATaataggaaaagaggaaaaataggAAACCCAGGTGAAgggcaaagaaaatattttcaacaaaactgTAAGACAAATTTTCCAAAATGTAAAGTGGAGGTTCATACTAACATACAAGAAGCATATCAGAATGTCAAATAGACTGAATGAGAAATGAAGTTCCCCATAACACCTAACAATCAAAACACTGAACATACAGAACAAACATTAAAGCTGCAAGGAATAAGGCCAAATAACATGAAGGcagcagacctattagaataacacctggCTTCTCAATGCAGACTCTGAAATACAGAAGGGACAGGTAGAAAGTTCTACAAACTCTGATAGACCCAGGCCACTACATCCagtaaaaatttttaataagagatggagaaagatgtTCTTGAGGATAGGTGCATCTTTAGTGCTCCACAGGAATACATTTATTGAGCAGGAACACACCTTCATATTTTAGTATATAGATCTGATGATAAAGTTAGGAATGCTGTACTTAGTTGGTatgttgctttgtgtttctttgtagGCTGAGCATTGagctgaattttaattttatctttgccATTATATCTATCTAGAAGCCTGCTGCTGTTTTTTTCTCCTATGAAATTTTTGTTGCCAAGAAAGACAGGATTACAGTTTTTTTTCTGACAGATTGAGATGACATGGTGTATTCTTGGTTATCAAATACTCATGCAGCATGGAGTTTTTAGTTCGTGAATATTCACAATGAGGGAGAAAGTTTGATACATATTGTATGATCTCAATTCcctaaatgtatatatatttgcagCATCTAGAAGGACATATCAAGTTGAGCCTGCTTGGAGACTGTTCTTGGTTACTTGTGTTTTGTTTACTGTAATGcaatactacaaaataaataaaagtttcttttaaaaacttaaaaaaaccagaaagacaaatatggtgccactagagtctagggactctacaccagcaagacctgaacatcccaatgcagatgaaacagaagagaacgaccttaaaaacaactttatgaagataatggAAACCCTAaaataggaaatgagaaaatcccttaaaaattgaaaaaacaaacaaacaaacaaaaaatacaagaaatagaggaaaagacaacccaaaataTGCAAGAGATAAACAATTCTCTTaccagaaagcaaggaaagctaataaaaacaaccaaaaaagtgaaggaaacattcaaacagttcaaagcttgaaagcagaaatagaaacaatacagaaaatacaggatgagggaatgctggaaatagaaatgctgggtaaatgatcaggaactgcaGACGTAAGCagaaccaaaagaatacaagagatgaaagagaatctcaggtgttgaagattaactagaggaaatagattcatccaccaaagaaaatgttaagtccaaaaAAAACCTCTAACTCAAAATATCCAGgtaatatgggacaccatgaaaagatcaaacctaagaataataggtatagaagagggtgaataattcagctcaaaggtacagaaaacatattcaacaaaatcatagaagaaaactttcccagcctaaagaaagacatgcctatgaaagtaccagaagcttatagaacaccagagtgaaccaaaaaaaaaatcccctcaccacataataatcaaaacaccaaaatacataattaagaaagaatattaagataagcaaaggaaaaggccaagtaacatataaaggcagacctatcagaattacacctgatttctcaatggaaactctgaaagccagaaggttctggatagatgttctacaaacactaagagaccatggatgcccaTCCTGACTActacctagcaaagctttcaatcactatagatggagaaaacaagatattccatgacaaacccagatttaaacaatacaaatcCACAAATCGAACCCTCCAGAAAGAAttggaggaaaactccaacctaacaAGGttaaccacactcacaaaaacatcggaaatagataatccctctttagcaaaaaccaaaaaaagggggaggatTGACATACaatatcaccaccaccaaaaaattaaaaaacaaacaagaattaacaatcaatgttcattaatattcctcaatatcaatggtcttaatttggctataaaaagacacaggctaacagaatggataaaaagacagaagccatccttctgcagcatacaagaaacacacttcaagttcaatgacagacattacctcagagtaaagggttgggaaaagattttccaatcaaatggacctaataaaCAAGCTGGtttagctatcctaatatctaataaattagacttcaatctaaaattaataaaaagagatgacGAAGGGCATTTCATGTCATCACAAGAAAAGTGCATCAAGATTAAGTCTCAGTtgtgaacatctatgcaccaaatacaaaggcacccatgttcttaaagaaacatgactaaaactcaaatcacacataaaaccccacacagtgggaaacttcaacaccccactctcaccactagataggaccaccagacagaaacttaaaaaagaaacaaaggaactgacagaagttatgacccaattgggattaacaggcTTCTATAGAACActcaatccaaacacaaaaacatatacCTTCctctcagggccacatggaaccgtctctaaaataaaccacatactcagcaaaaaacaaacctcaacagatacaaaaaaagtTGGAATACCCCCTTgaatcttatcagatcaccatggcttaatgttagaatttaacaacaacacaaattgcagaaacactacaaactcatggaaatcgaacaatgtgcaattgcaccattcctcggtcaaggaagaaataaaaaaaagaaatgaaagacttcctggaattcaatgagaatgaagacacaacatatccaaacttatggggcactttgaaagcagtgctaagaggaaagttcatagcactaagtgcccacatgaagaaactgcagAATAGTCACTTTGGAGACTTAAtaaatagcacaactgaaagctctaggacaaaaaagaaaactcacagaagagAAGTAGATGccataaataatcaaattgagggatgaaatcaataaatgagaaacaaaatcaatacaaagaatcaatgtaataaatagttggtttttgttttctagaaaatcaacaagctagacaaacctttatccaaactaaccaaaagggagagagagaacatgcaaattaacaaaatcaaaaatgaaaaggggacgtaagaatggacaatgaggaaatccagagaatcatccaGTAACACCTTGagaacctgtactctacaaaatttaaaaatgtattagttAGCCCGTCTCTGTAAGTCATCAGCTTGTTCTCTGCAATCCAGGACTATATAACCCTGTTTGCTCTTCCTACAGTGTTCTGCATCAGGAAACTCTTGCTCTCATGTTCACTTCAGGATTCAAGAGTGAGCTTCAGCCTTCACCATCCAACAAGCAGGGGAGGTTTGTCATACCCACAGACCTTCATCATGGCTACACAGGCCCACAGTTTATTCATGTAAGTTTTGAGGGAactgaggatgaagaagagactaAAAGAAGTATTATTCCTTCCCAATCATATCAACTATGATTATTTGGACATCATGACGGTGTAACATATGCAATAATAATTTGAGCCTCTGCACTGGGATTTCATAGCTGTAATGGCAGTTCTCAAATTCTCATTGAAGTAACCCCTGTGTTGCTTCCCCACACTCCTATGACCAAGGTGAGCAGAAAATACAGCCAATTCAGTTGTTTCATAAGCAATCTGAAGTACTGTGGCTATTCTGGTGAGGGTGATTCAGTAACTTTTCAAGCTATAATGTGTGTGACTATTAAGGTCTTCCCTGCTTGGAAGTTCTGAGCTCTATACTTTATGTATCTTACTTTATCTATTCAGATCTTccaaatttcaaaattataagCTTCTGCATAATTATTATTATAGAGAAagtgaaagacaaagacagtattCCTATGTAACATGTACCAGGAAATCAGGTAGAGATGAGTGAAATCTCGTGTGAATTATTTTCttgatcaaaacaaaacatgatctGTTCAGTAAACAGACATTGTATAatgctttattttgaaaaaaaaagacccatgtcttttttttccctcattgtTTCCAGTAGTATATTTGAAGTGCATTTGCAACAGTTTCAAAACATGGAAGTAATAATTCAACTCAGGCCTTTCTAGTTTCTTGGGTCCACATAATCTTCCATGTACTTGAAATATGGTCTCATCATGTTCCCTCAGGATTTCAGTGAACCTGCCCTCATTTTGCTTCAACCTCTAAATTGCTGGATTTATAGATCCTCAAAGGCTGCATTCTATTTTTCTGGGTGTCTTTTCTATCTTTGGCATCCTCCATCATTCTGAGGCTCAGAAACTAAGTTTCCAATGTGGAAATGAGGTCAGGTCCCTATATCATCTGTAGTTTGAAAAACATGAGAGCTTAAAAAGATACTTATTGTTAAGACCTCTGGATCTCTTCTTAAAACTATATGATTATTAGTCcatgaaaaaatacatatatgcatgaaataattAATGGACACAGGATCTATGAATGTGAAATAGAGTAGGATGAGTTATATAGGGAGTTTGAAGAGGTGAAATGGAACTAAGAAATGTTACTATATTatcatttgaaatataaaaataatcagaTAAAAAGtaagaccaaaccaaaccaaaccaaaccaaaccacacaaGAATGAAAGAATGACAAATTTGATTTGAATTATTTTGTCTctgctatttatttatgtgaactAGGACACATTATCAGTAATTCTGAGACACCTTAACTGTCATTTGATGACGTTTTAGTGTTTTTTGTATGTACTTTCCTTCTCATataagtatttttatatattgatataaattacTACTTCTAACTTTCAATTTTTGGTGTCATAGAGCCTAAAGGGTCATTGCCACAGATctgaaataaacaataaaaattttaggCATTAAGTTGACCCTTTTACCTCTCAGAACACCAACTTCCACATATTGGTTTCcttcacattttcatttattctagTTCAGCAATGCCAACTAGAAATTTATGAAAGATCATTTTTTTTGTAGTTTGATTCTGTGTTATGGAGTTTTCGGTCACCTAATGGTATTAAATAGCTGTACTATTGGATTATTAAAATCGTTAAATCATTTCCACCTGAAGAGCTTTTCTTCCAGGACTTTCTGTAGggactggattagtggatatgcattgtttaaatctgattttgtcatgggttatcttgttttctccatctatagtgattgaaacctttgctgggtatagtagtctgggatggcatctgtggtctctcagtgtttgtagggtatctatccaggaccttctggatttcagagtttccattgagaagtcaggtgtaattctgatggatttgcctttatatatttatttttctttgctgcttctaatattctttattctgcatgtttggggttttgattattatgtgacaaggggacttttttgtggtccactctatttggtgttctgtaggcttcttgtactttcattggcatgtctttctttaggttgggaaagttttcttctatgattttgctgaatatgttttctgtacctttgagttgggtttcttcaccttcttctatacctattattcttaggtttggctttttcacagtgtcccatatttcctggatattttgtgtcaaggatttgttggacttaagattattttttggtcaatgaatctatttcccctagtgtatcttcaatgccagagattctgtcttccatctcttgtattctgttgtttatgcttgcacctgtagttcctgattgtttactcaacttttctaattccagcatccCCCCAGactgtgtgttttttaaattttctctatttcagctttcagatcttgcactgtttgaattgtttcttgtaatttttggtttgtcatccatttctttaaaggattttctcgtttcctcttttagggtctttatcatcttcatgaagttgtttctaagtcattctcttctgcttcaactgtgttgggatgttcaagtcATGCTGGCATAGACTCTGGTGGCTTCATATTGGTTTTTTGTGGTTGAATGtgttcttcttcccatctcttcttccagtgggtgcaggtggggtctcttcctctcttggtgggtacaggtccaaggtcCAATGGGTGCTAGCAGGTCCGATATTCTGATGGGTCCCACTGTgactgcaggcaggtctgagacactccctctcctggggggtgggggcgggggcgggACTAGGACAGCAATGTCAGCCAGTTTGTAGTTGCTTGGTCTGCCTGGGGATGAGTGGACCTGCCGGCAGTTCCCACGCCAGGAGATCCCAGAGTCGGTGGAACCATTGTGAACAACATTTTTGATTTCTTCCAAAAGATgtccaagaaataaaaacacaaagaatggaACATCTGTACCAGAATTTCATTTCATTCAACTCTCTGAGGATCTAGACCTGTTCTCTTCGGCCTATTCTTGTCCATGTACATCTTGGCCCTGTTTGGAAACCTGCTCATCATCCTGACAGTAAGCTCTGACTCCCATTTCCACACACCCATGAActtcttcctctccaacttgTCCATGGTTAATACTGGTTTCATCTCCACTACTGTTTCAAGGGTCATTGTGGACATCCAGACTCACTGCCCACTCTCCTATGTGGGCTGCCTGACACAGATGTCACTGTTTATAATATTTGGAGGTATGGATGACCTGCCCTGGCTGTGATGGCACATGATAGGTTTGTGACCATCTGCCACCTTCTGCATTATCAGATCATTATGAATCCCAGTCGCTGTGGTGTCTTACTTCTAGGTTCTTTTCTCCTTAGCCTTGTGGAATTACTGCTGCACTATGTGGCAGTATTACATTTTTTCAACTATGAGGACTTTTTGGAAATTTCCAACTTCTTCTGTGACCCTTGTGAAGTCCTTAAACTTGTGTGTTTTGATACTTTCACCAAAAATGTAGTCAGATACTGTGTGGGCACTCTCATTGGGTTACTTCCTATTTCAGGAATCATCTTCTCTTACTTTAAAATAGTTTCCTCCATCATGAGATCATCATCATCAAGTGggatacagaaaacattttctaccTGTGGGTCTCATTTGTccattgtttgtctgttttatggAACAGGACTAGGGGTGTCAAGCTAAAAAATAAGAGATGTGGTTCTGTTCTTCAGTTTGTGGTAA
The Cricetulus griseus strain 17A/GY chromosome 1 unlocalized genomic scaffold, alternate assembly CriGri-PICRH-1.0 chr1_1, whole genome shotgun sequence genome window above contains:
- the LOC113832181 gene encoding olfactory receptor 7E24-like, translating into MYILALLGNLLIILTVSSDSHLHTPMYFFLSNLSMVDIGFISTTVPRLIMDIQTCCSVISYVGCLTQMSLFVIFVCMDDMLLTVMAYDRFVAICHPLYYQVIMNPSRCGVLLLGSFLLSLVDLLMHYVAILNISNREDFFEISNFFCDPSELLKLSCFDTVTRNIVRYSIGAFFGLLPISGIIFSYFKIVSSIMRSSTSSGKQKTFSTCGSHLSIVCLFYGTGLGVYFSSSLSHSPRSNAVASVMYTVVTPMLNPFIYSLRNKDIKTALRKILIRAF